The following are encoded in a window of Athene noctua chromosome 29, bAthNoc1.hap1.1, whole genome shotgun sequence genomic DNA:
- the CLK2 gene encoding dual specificity protein kinase CLK2 isoform X1, with amino-acid sequence MPHSRRYRSSERSSRGSYHERYRSRKHKRRRTRSRSSSSERDRRHRREDSYHVRSRSYDDHSADRRAYDRRYCDSYRRNDYSRERGEAYYEPEYRHSYEYRRSRDREGSYRSCKSSRRKHRRRRRRSRSFSRSSSQRSRQSSRRAKSVEDDDEGHLIYRVGDWLQERYEIISTLGEGTFGRVVQCIDHRRGGARVALKIIKNVEKYKEAARLEINVLEKINEKDPENTNLCVRMFDWFDYHGHMCISFELLGLSTFDFLKDNNYLPYPIHQVRHMAYQVCQAVKFLHDNKLTHTDLKPENILFVNSDYELSYNLEKKRDERSVKSTAIRVVDFGSATFDHEHHSTIVSTRHYRAPEVILELGWSQPCDVWSIGCIIFEYYVGFTLFQTHDNREHLAMMERILGPIPSRMIRKTRKQKYFYHGRLDWDENTSAGRYVRENCKPLRRYLTSEAEDHHRLFDLIESMLEYEPSKRITLAEALKHPFFDMLEMEPSTKMWDSSRDISR; translated from the exons ATGCCTCACTCTAGAAGGTACCGCTCGTCGGAGCGCAGCAGCCGAGGCAGCTACCACGAGCGCTACAGAAGTCGCAAACACAAGAGACGGCGGACGCGGTCGCGGTCGAGCAGCAGCGAGCGTGACCGTCGGCACCGCCGGGAAGACAGTTACCACGTTCGATCCAGGAG CTACGACGACCACTCGGCAGACAGGAGGGCCTACGACCGGCGTTACTGTGACAGCTACCGGCGGAACGATTACAGCCGTGAGCGAGGGGAAGCCTACTATGAACCCGAGTACCGTCACTCCTATGAGTACCGACGCTCCCGGGACCGCGAGGGCAGCTACCGGAGCTGCAAAAGCAGCCGGCGTAAGCACAGGCGGAGGCGGCGCCGCAGCCGGTCCTTTAGTCGCTCCTCATCG CAGCGGAGTCGACAGAGCAGCAGAAGGGCCAAGAGTGTGGAGGACGACGACGAGGGGCATCTGATCTATCGCGTCGGCGACTGGCTACAAGAAAGAT aTGAGATCATTAGCACCTTAGGGGAAGGCACATTTGGTAGAGTGGTGCAGTGCATCGATCACCGGAG GGGTGGTGCACGTGTTGCTctcaaaatcattaaaaatgtagAGAAATACAAAGAGGCTGCTCGACTGGAAATTAATGTGCTGGAGAAAATCAACGAGAAGGATCCTGAGAACACAAA TCTTTGTGTCAGGATGTTTGACTGGTTTGACTACCACGGCCACATGTGCATCTCCTTCGaactgctggggctcagcacctttgATTTCCTGAAGGACAACAACTATCTGCCTTACCCCATCCACCAAGTACGGCACATGGCCTACCAGGTGTGCCAGGCTGTGAAGT TTCTGCATGACAATAAACTCACTCACACCGACCTCAAGCCAGAGAACATCCTCTTCGTGAACTCTGACTACGAACTCTCCTATAACCTGGAAAAG AAGCGGGATGAGCGGAGTGTGAAGAGCACAGCCATCAGGGTGGTGGACTTTGGCAGTGCCACGTTTGATCACGAGCATCACAGCACCATCGTCTCTACCAGGCATTACCGGGCCCCAGAAGTCATCCTGG AACTTGGCTGGAGCCAGCCCTGTGATGTGTGGAGCATTGGCTGCATCATCTTTGAGTATTATGTGGGTTTCACCCTGTTCCAG aCACACGACAACCGGGAGCACCTGGCCATGATGGAGAGGATCTTGGGGCCAATTCCTTCTCGGATGATCCGGAAGACGAG gaaacagaaatatttctaccATGGCcgcctggactgggatgagaaCACCTCTGCTGGCCGCTATGTTAGGGAAAACTGCAAGCCACTGCGG CGATACCTGACCTCTGAGGCTGAGGACCATCACCGCCTTTTTGACCTCATTGAGAGCATGCTGGAGTACGAGCCGTCCAAGCGCATCACCCTGGCCGAAGCCCTCAAGCACCCTTTCTTTGACATGTTGGAGATGGAGCCGAGCACAAAAATGTGGGACTCTAGCAGAGACATCAGCCGGTGA
- the SCAMP3 gene encoding secretory carrier-associated membrane protein 3 isoform X2, with the protein MAQRGGPAVLPDNPFQDPAAVQPRPGPEHAALDAYNPFESGAASAAAATAELLKRQEELNRKAEELDRRERELQNAALGGAATRLNNWPPLPSFCPVKPCFYQDIPVEIPADFQKTVTTMYYLWMASTIALFLNFLSSLAWFCVESSSGSGFGLSILWALLYTPCSFVCWYRPMYKAFRSDSSFNFFVFFFVFFAQNVMYVLQAIGIPNWGFSGWILSLIALRKNTAVAVMMILVSLFFTAVAVLGIIMLKKIHSLYRRTGASFQKAQEEFAAGVFSNQAVRTAAANAAAGAATNAFRAP; encoded by the exons ATGGCCCAGCGTGGCGGCCCCGCGGTGCTCCCGGACAACCCCTTCCAG GACCCCGCGGCGgtgcagccccggcccggccccgagcaTGCGGCGCTGGACGCCTACAACCCCTTCGAGAGCGGCGCG GCCTCGGCCGCAGCCGCCACCGCGGAGCTGCTGAAGCGGCAGGAGGAGCTGAACCGGAAAGCAGAGGAGCTGGACCGGCGGGAGAGGGAGCTGCAGAACGCGGCCCTCGGCGGTGCTGCAA CGCGGCTGAACAACTGGCCCCCGCTGCCGTCCTTCTGCCCGGTGAAGCCTTGCTTCTACCAGGACATCCCGGTGGAGATCCCTGCGGACTTCCAGAAGACCGTTACTACCATGTATTACCTCTGGATGG CCAGCACCATCGCTCTCTTCCTGAACTTCTTGTCCTCGTTGGCCTGGTTCTGCGTGGAGTCCTCGTCCGGTTCTGGGTTTGGCCTCTCCAttctctgggctctcctctacaCGCCCTGCTCCTTTGTCTGCTGGTACAGGCCGATGTACAAAGCTTTCAG GAGTGACAGTTCCTTCAACTTCTTTGTCTTCTTCTTCGTCTTCTTTGCCCAGAACGTGATGTACGTGCTGCAGGCGATTGGCATACCCAACTGGGGATTCAG TGGCTGGATACTGAGCCTGATAGCGCTGCGGAAGAACACGGCCGTGGCTGTGATGATGATCCTGGTGTCCTTATTCTTCACAGCAGTGGCTGTATTGGGCATTATTATGCTGAAAAAG ATCCACTCCCTGTACCGTCGGACGGGTGCCAGCTTCCAGAAAGCACAGGAGGAGTTTGCTGCCGGGGTCTTCTCCAACCAGGCCGTGCGCACTGCCGCGGCCAATGCCGCCGCGGGCGCTGCCACCAACGCCTTCCGGGCGCCCTAA
- the CLK2 gene encoding dual specificity protein kinase CLK2 isoform X2, with protein MPHSRRYRSSERSSRGSYHERYRSRKHKRRRTRSRSSSSERDRRHRREDSYHVRSRSYDDHSADRRAYDRRYCDSYRRNDYSRERGEAYYEPEYRHSYEYRRSRDREGSYRSCKSSRRKHRRRRRRSRSFSRSSSRSRQSSRRAKSVEDDDEGHLIYRVGDWLQERYEIISTLGEGTFGRVVQCIDHRRGGARVALKIIKNVEKYKEAARLEINVLEKINEKDPENTNLCVRMFDWFDYHGHMCISFELLGLSTFDFLKDNNYLPYPIHQVRHMAYQVCQAVKFLHDNKLTHTDLKPENILFVNSDYELSYNLEKKRDERSVKSTAIRVVDFGSATFDHEHHSTIVSTRHYRAPEVILELGWSQPCDVWSIGCIIFEYYVGFTLFQTHDNREHLAMMERILGPIPSRMIRKTRKQKYFYHGRLDWDENTSAGRYVRENCKPLRRYLTSEAEDHHRLFDLIESMLEYEPSKRITLAEALKHPFFDMLEMEPSTKMWDSSRDISR; from the exons ATGCCTCACTCTAGAAGGTACCGCTCGTCGGAGCGCAGCAGCCGAGGCAGCTACCACGAGCGCTACAGAAGTCGCAAACACAAGAGACGGCGGACGCGGTCGCGGTCGAGCAGCAGCGAGCGTGACCGTCGGCACCGCCGGGAAGACAGTTACCACGTTCGATCCAGGAG CTACGACGACCACTCGGCAGACAGGAGGGCCTACGACCGGCGTTACTGTGACAGCTACCGGCGGAACGATTACAGCCGTGAGCGAGGGGAAGCCTACTATGAACCCGAGTACCGTCACTCCTATGAGTACCGACGCTCCCGGGACCGCGAGGGCAGCTACCGGAGCTGCAAAAGCAGCCGGCGTAAGCACAGGCGGAGGCGGCGCCGCAGCCGGTCCTTTAGTCGCTCCTCATCG CGGAGTCGACAGAGCAGCAGAAGGGCCAAGAGTGTGGAGGACGACGACGAGGGGCATCTGATCTATCGCGTCGGCGACTGGCTACAAGAAAGAT aTGAGATCATTAGCACCTTAGGGGAAGGCACATTTGGTAGAGTGGTGCAGTGCATCGATCACCGGAG GGGTGGTGCACGTGTTGCTctcaaaatcattaaaaatgtagAGAAATACAAAGAGGCTGCTCGACTGGAAATTAATGTGCTGGAGAAAATCAACGAGAAGGATCCTGAGAACACAAA TCTTTGTGTCAGGATGTTTGACTGGTTTGACTACCACGGCCACATGTGCATCTCCTTCGaactgctggggctcagcacctttgATTTCCTGAAGGACAACAACTATCTGCCTTACCCCATCCACCAAGTACGGCACATGGCCTACCAGGTGTGCCAGGCTGTGAAGT TTCTGCATGACAATAAACTCACTCACACCGACCTCAAGCCAGAGAACATCCTCTTCGTGAACTCTGACTACGAACTCTCCTATAACCTGGAAAAG AAGCGGGATGAGCGGAGTGTGAAGAGCACAGCCATCAGGGTGGTGGACTTTGGCAGTGCCACGTTTGATCACGAGCATCACAGCACCATCGTCTCTACCAGGCATTACCGGGCCCCAGAAGTCATCCTGG AACTTGGCTGGAGCCAGCCCTGTGATGTGTGGAGCATTGGCTGCATCATCTTTGAGTATTATGTGGGTTTCACCCTGTTCCAG aCACACGACAACCGGGAGCACCTGGCCATGATGGAGAGGATCTTGGGGCCAATTCCTTCTCGGATGATCCGGAAGACGAG gaaacagaaatatttctaccATGGCcgcctggactgggatgagaaCACCTCTGCTGGCCGCTATGTTAGGGAAAACTGCAAGCCACTGCGG CGATACCTGACCTCTGAGGCTGAGGACCATCACCGCCTTTTTGACCTCATTGAGAGCATGCTGGAGTACGAGCCGTCCAAGCGCATCACCCTGGCCGAAGCCCTCAAGCACCCTTTCTTTGACATGTTGGAGATGGAGCCGAGCACAAAAATGTGGGACTCTAGCAGAGACATCAGCCGGTGA
- the SCAMP3 gene encoding secretory carrier-associated membrane protein 3 isoform X3, giving the protein MAQRGGPAVLPDNPFQASAAAATAELLKRQEELNRKAEELDRRERELQNAALGGAATRLNNWPPLPSFCPVKPCFYQDIPVEIPADFQKTVTTMYYLWMASTIALFLNFLSSLAWFCVESSSGSGFGLSILWALLYTPCSFVCWYRPMYKAFRSDSSFNFFVFFFVFFAQNVMYVLQAIGIPNWGFSGWILSLIALRKNTAVAVMMILVSLFFTAVAVLGIIMLKKIHSLYRRTGASFQKAQEEFAAGVFSNQAVRTAAANAAAGAATNAFRAP; this is encoded by the exons ATGGCCCAGCGTGGCGGCCCCGCGGTGCTCCCGGACAACCCCTTCCAG GCCTCGGCCGCAGCCGCCACCGCGGAGCTGCTGAAGCGGCAGGAGGAGCTGAACCGGAAAGCAGAGGAGCTGGACCGGCGGGAGAGGGAGCTGCAGAACGCGGCCCTCGGCGGTGCTGCAA CGCGGCTGAACAACTGGCCCCCGCTGCCGTCCTTCTGCCCGGTGAAGCCTTGCTTCTACCAGGACATCCCGGTGGAGATCCCTGCGGACTTCCAGAAGACCGTTACTACCATGTATTACCTCTGGATGG CCAGCACCATCGCTCTCTTCCTGAACTTCTTGTCCTCGTTGGCCTGGTTCTGCGTGGAGTCCTCGTCCGGTTCTGGGTTTGGCCTCTCCAttctctgggctctcctctacaCGCCCTGCTCCTTTGTCTGCTGGTACAGGCCGATGTACAAAGCTTTCAG GAGTGACAGTTCCTTCAACTTCTTTGTCTTCTTCTTCGTCTTCTTTGCCCAGAACGTGATGTACGTGCTGCAGGCGATTGGCATACCCAACTGGGGATTCAG TGGCTGGATACTGAGCCTGATAGCGCTGCGGAAGAACACGGCCGTGGCTGTGATGATGATCCTGGTGTCCTTATTCTTCACAGCAGTGGCTGTATTGGGCATTATTATGCTGAAAAAG ATCCACTCCCTGTACCGTCGGACGGGTGCCAGCTTCCAGAAAGCACAGGAGGAGTTTGCTGCCGGGGTCTTCTCCAACCAGGCCGTGCGCACTGCCGCGGCCAATGCCGCCGCGGGCGCTGCCACCAACGCCTTCCGGGCGCCCTAA
- the SCAMP3 gene encoding secretory carrier-associated membrane protein 3 isoform X1, translating into MAQRGGPAVLPDNPFQDPAAVQPRPGPEHAALDAYNPFESGAPPPPYEAPSAAPPPLTTAGIPPPPAAAQAPRRVSPTEPRNYGSYGTQASAAAATAELLKRQEELNRKAEELDRRERELQNAALGGAATRLNNWPPLPSFCPVKPCFYQDIPVEIPADFQKTVTTMYYLWMASTIALFLNFLSSLAWFCVESSSGSGFGLSILWALLYTPCSFVCWYRPMYKAFRSDSSFNFFVFFFVFFAQNVMYVLQAIGIPNWGFSGWILSLIALRKNTAVAVMMILVSLFFTAVAVLGIIMLKKIHSLYRRTGASFQKAQEEFAAGVFSNQAVRTAAANAAAGAATNAFRAP; encoded by the exons ATGGCCCAGCGTGGCGGCCCCGCGGTGCTCCCGGACAACCCCTTCCAG GACCCCGCGGCGgtgcagccccggcccggccccgagcaTGCGGCGCTGGACGCCTACAACCCCTTCGAGAGCGGCGCG ccgccgccgccgtACGAGGCCCCGTCGGCGGCTCCGCCGCCCCTGACAACGGCTGGcatccccccgccgccggcggccgcgcaGGCCCCGCGGAGAGTCAGCCCCACGGAGCCCCGGAACTACGGCTCCTACGGCACGCAg GCCTCGGCCGCAGCCGCCACCGCGGAGCTGCTGAAGCGGCAGGAGGAGCTGAACCGGAAAGCAGAGGAGCTGGACCGGCGGGAGAGGGAGCTGCAGAACGCGGCCCTCGGCGGTGCTGCAA CGCGGCTGAACAACTGGCCCCCGCTGCCGTCCTTCTGCCCGGTGAAGCCTTGCTTCTACCAGGACATCCCGGTGGAGATCCCTGCGGACTTCCAGAAGACCGTTACTACCATGTATTACCTCTGGATGG CCAGCACCATCGCTCTCTTCCTGAACTTCTTGTCCTCGTTGGCCTGGTTCTGCGTGGAGTCCTCGTCCGGTTCTGGGTTTGGCCTCTCCAttctctgggctctcctctacaCGCCCTGCTCCTTTGTCTGCTGGTACAGGCCGATGTACAAAGCTTTCAG GAGTGACAGTTCCTTCAACTTCTTTGTCTTCTTCTTCGTCTTCTTTGCCCAGAACGTGATGTACGTGCTGCAGGCGATTGGCATACCCAACTGGGGATTCAG TGGCTGGATACTGAGCCTGATAGCGCTGCGGAAGAACACGGCCGTGGCTGTGATGATGATCCTGGTGTCCTTATTCTTCACAGCAGTGGCTGTATTGGGCATTATTATGCTGAAAAAG ATCCACTCCCTGTACCGTCGGACGGGTGCCAGCTTCCAGAAAGCACAGGAGGAGTTTGCTGCCGGGGTCTTCTCCAACCAGGCCGTGCGCACTGCCGCGGCCAATGCCGCCGCGGGCGCTGCCACCAACGCCTTCCGGGCGCCCTAA